In the genome of Pseudomonas fluorescens, the window CTTCAAGCTGCGGCGTTTGACCTGGCCTCATCGCGAGCAGGCTCGCTCCCACATTTGATCGCATTCTCATGAAAGAATGCATTATCCTGTGGGAGCGAGCCTGCTCGCGATGAGGCCGGAACAGACACCTCAAATCCCGGATCAATCCGCCCGCAACGAAATAAACGAGTAGTTTACCGGCGCATCCGCCGCCACTTGCGCACCGGCGGCCAGCACTTGCTCCGCAATATCATCCCCCGACACATGAAACCGCCATTCGCTGCCCCACTGCGGCAACGTTTGCCCGGCCAGGTCGTCGATGATCGCGGCGAACTCCGCCATATCCGGAAGATAAGCGGTAAAGCCGTCGCCCTTCAGGGCCGTCGTGCGAATCCTCAGCAACGCACAAACCGCGTCCTTCATCAGAATGTCATCACGATCCGCCTGACGGGAGCGCTGGATCAGTTCCGACAATTCCCGGTCGACCAACTCACCACCGACAATCAGATCCGGTCCTTTTTCCCACGACTCAGGCGGACATTCCTTCACAGCGGTGTTCAGAGGTATGTGCGGATTTATTTCCATCGGATAGATACGGCACACCAACGGCCGGCGTTCGTAGATGCGGCAGCGGTTGTCTTCGTCAAGATTTCGGCAGGGGCCGACATTGTAGGCGGCGAAAGTGATGGCCACGTACGCCGCGGATTCACCGCTGCGTACCGCTGCCGAACGGCGTTCAGCGTGTTCCCGTTGTTGCACCGGCAGACCCAGGCCATTACCCAGAAACGCTTCCACCAGCACGATCACCTGACCACCGTCGGCTGCCCACATCCGGGCTTCGCTCAGGGTCAGGGGCACATGGTGGTCATTGCAGCATTTGCCGCAGCCTACACAGGAAAACGTTGTATTCATCGAGCGTTCGTTCGCATCACAGGGCATGACACGGCGACAGAATGTCGCCGCAAAAGCCGCTATCGAAGCAAATTATGCGCCACTCAGTTTGCCTTGCCGGCCGGGCGGATGGAGTCCCATTCGGCGACGTACGCGGTTTTGCTCTTTTTGTTGTACAGGCACAACTCGGTGCCTTGTGCGCCTTTCATGTGCTTTTGCGGGTACTGGCCCTGGAGCAGGAGCGCGGTGTAGCCGACCCGGTCATCGAACTGCGCGGCGTTGCCGACCGGTTTGCTGTCCTTCAGGCCACTGGCCTTGATGCAGCTGGCGAGTACGGTTTTTTCGTAGGTGGCCCAAGCGTCGGGGCTGGAGGCGTGGGCTTTGGTGCCGATGGCGATGAGGCAGAGGAGAATCAGGGGCGCAGCTTTCATGGTTCAGGCTTCCTTGGGCTGAATGACCAAGGCAGGAGTATGCCTGAAAGTTTGATGGAGACTTTGCTGGCCCCATCGCGAGCAAGCTCGCTCCCACAGTGATTGATGTCGTACACAACATCTGTGTTCGACAAATAACCCTGTGGGAGCGAGCCTGCTCGCGATGGCGTCGTGTCAGAGCGGAACCGGCTCCCGGCGGACCGCACGCATCCCGACGCTTTCATACAAGCGCCGCGCCCGAAGGTTGTCTTCACGTACCTTCAGGTCTACGAAACCTTCACGCCGCTGCTGGAACACCTTGAACGCCTGCAACAACAGCGCACGCCCCAATCCCCGGCCCTGAAACCGCGGATGTACCACCAGGTTCTTGATATAGGCACTGGTCCAGCACTGGCAAACGCCCACCACTTCTTCGGCATCCAGGGCAATGAAGCACAGGACCGGGTCATATTCCGGATCGGATTCGAACTGCCGTTGCCACATGTCCAGCGCAGCTACGCGACCACCGCCGTCGAGATAACCGAACTCCATCAACCGGTGTACGGCGGCGCCCAGTTCGGGCCGGTACTCGCTCAATTGCAGGCCGGTTGGCCAATCGGGGGCCGGCACGACGACAGAGAGGTCGCGCCGCATCAGCCAGCAGAATTCTTCGTTCAACACTCAATAACCCTGTTCGGCGACAGCCTTGGCCGCGGTGATCAGACACTGGGTCAATTCCGGCGAAGAGAATTTGGTCAGCACCGCGTTCGCCCCCGCCAGTCGTGCTTTCTCGGCGTTCATCGCACTGTCCAGTGAGGTGTGCAGCAGTACGTAAAGATGCGCGAAATCCGGGGTTTCCCGCAGGGTGCGGGTGAAGGCGTAGCCATCCATCTCCGACATCTCGATGTCCGAGACGATCAGGTTGATCTGCTGCGCGGTGCCTTGCAGGTCCAGCAGGCAGTCGATGGCTTCCCTGGCGCTGCGGGCGGTATGGCATTGCAGGCCAAGGTTGCGCAGGGTGTGCACCGATTGCTGCAAGGCGACCTGGCTGTCATCGACCACCAGGATGCGCGCGTTGCCGAGCAGTTCGGCGTCTTCCATGCTCAGTTCGGTTGGCGCCATCTCGATTTGCGCCGGGGCGATGCCGTGGATGACTTTTTCAATGTCCAGCACTTGCACCAAGGTGCCATCGACCGACGTCACGCCGGTGATGTAGGCACGCAATCCACCGGAGCCGAAGGGTGGAGGGCGGATGTCGGTGGTCAGGCAATGGACGATCTTGCTCACGGCCTGCACGTGCAGGCCCTGCTTGGAGCGGCTGACGTCGGTGACGATCAGGCAGCCGCCGTTCGGGTCTTCCAGCGGACGCTCGCCAATGGCACGGCTGAGGTCGATCACCGACAGCGAGGCGCCGCGCAGGGTGGCGATGCCTTTGACGTGGGGGTGCGACTCCGGCAGTTTGGTCAACGGCGGGCAGGGAATGATTTCACTGACCTTGAGCAGGTTGATCGCCATCAGCTTGCCGCTGCGCAAGGTAAACAGCAGAAGCGAAAGTGAGTCTGCGCGGGCTTTGGTGGAGGACATAGGAACCTTCTCTGGAAAAAGGTGACGGGCAATCCCGGGATCGCCAATGACTTCGATGCCGGGTTATCGACTTGTTTGGAGCAGGCTTTAACAATTGTGGTGAACAGTAAGACGCCATCGCGAGCAAGCTCGCTCCCACATTAGATCGTCGTCGTTCACACATCCTGTGGGAGCGAGCTTGCTCGCGATGGGGTCATCACTTCATGCCGAGCCTTTTAGCCATCCGCCCCAGATTCGCCCGATCCAGGCCTAGCTCACGGGCCGCGCTTGCCCAATTGTTGTTGTGCCGCTCCAGGCAGGCACCTATCAATAGGCGCTGATAACGCTCGGTGGCCTCGCGCAAATCGCCGGTCAGCGCTTGCGTGATGGTGGCGACGGGTTGCTCGGCGGCGGCTTCAACGCTGGCATTGGGCAAGTCCAGGTCGGCGGCGCTCAAACTGAGAATCTTTGGCCGCTCCTTGCAATTGCCCAGGGCTTTCAAGGCGCTGCGGCCGATCAAGTGTTCAAGCTCGCGCACGTTGCCGGGCCAGTCGTAGGCCAACAGCGCGGCCTGGGCGTCGCTGTTCAGGCGCAGGCTGTTGAGGCCCATGCGCGAGCGGTTCTGCTCCAGGAAGTAACCGCTGAGCAGCAGCACATCACGCCCGCGATCGCGCAGGGCCGGCACCAGCAGCGGATAAACGCTGAGGCGATGGTAGAAGTCGGCGCGGTAACGGCCGCTGCGCACTTCTTCGGCGAGGTCGCGGTTGGTCGCCGCGATCAGGCGCACGTCGACCTGATGCTCCTGGTCCGAGCCCAGTCGCTGCAGTTGACCGCTCTGCAGCACCCGCAGCAACTTGGCCTGCACGGTCAGCGACAACTCACCGACCTCATCGAGAAACAGCGTGCCGCCATTGGCCAGTTCGAACTTGCCGCGGCGGTCGTTCATCGCCCCGGTGAAGGCGCCGCGGACATGGCCGAACAACTCGCTTTCCACCAATGTGTCGGGCAACGCGGCGCAGTTGAGGCTGATGATCGGTTTGTCGGCGCGGGGTGAGGCGGCATGGATGGCCTGGGCCACCAACTCCTTGCCGACCCCGGTTTCGCCGATGATCAACACGGTCAGGTCGCTGCCGCCCACCAGGCTGATTTCTTCGACCAGACGCTTGTGGGCCTTGCTCTGGCCAATCATCTCGCGATTCTGCTGGCCGCTGGCCTGGCGGTAGACCTCGGCGCGTTGATGTTCATCTTCGACCCGGTTGTTCAAACGCTCGATGCGTTCGGCGGCGTTGACCGTGGCGGCCGCGAGGCTGGCGAAGGCTTGCAGGGCATCCAGTTCGATCGGTTCGAAGCGCTCCGGGTCGAGAGCATCGAGGGTCAGCAGGCCCCATGGGCGCTCGTCGATGAACAATGGGCAACCCATGCAGTCGTGGACTTCCAGATGATCATCCAGGCCATCGACCAGGCCGTCATAGGGGTCGGGCAAGTCGCTATCGGCAGCGAAACGGGTCGGGCCGGGGCCGCTGAGCAGCGCTTCGAAACGCGGGTGTTCGCTGACCTTGAAGCGTCGACCGAGGGTATCGGTACTCAAGCCGTCGACGGCCAGCGGCACCAGCCATTCACCATCGAGGCGCAGCAGGGCGGCGGCGTCGCACGGGAGCAGGGCGCGCATGGCTTCCAGCAGGCGGCGATAACGCTCGCCCTCGGGCAGTTCGCGGGACAGGTCGGAGACCAGGGGTAGCAGGGCGGTGAGCAGGGATTTTGCAGTCATAGTGACTCCGTGTAGTCGGTATGACTATAAGTCAGGCAGTGTCTAAATGACTATTATGTTTTTAACTTATTGATTTTTAACGATTAAATAGTTGGCATGGAAACTGATAAGCATAGGGTAATCCGTTAGCAACCCAAGAAGACCAGGAGTCACCTTATGCTGAGCGCTCAAGACCGTGCCATCGTCAAATCCACCGTGCCGCTGCTCGAAAGCGGTGGTGAGGCGCTGATTACGCACTTCTACCGCATGATGCTCTCCGAATACCCGGAAGTCCGCCCGCTGTTCAACCAGGCCCACCAGTCCAGCGGTGATCAGCCGCGTGCGTTGGCCAACGGCGTATTGATGTATGCGCGCCATATCGACCAGCTCGACCAGTTGGGTGACCTGGTGGCCAAAATCATCAACAAGCACGTGGCCCTGCAGATTTTGCCGGAGCACTACCCGATTGTCGGCAGCTGCCTGCTGCGGGCCATCGCCGAAGTGCTGGGTGAAGAGATTGCCACCCCGGAAGTGATCGCGGCCTGGGGTGCGGCCTACGGGCAACTGGCAGACATCCTGATCGGTGCCGAAGCCAGCATCTACGACCAGAAAGAACAGGCACCGGGCGGCTGGCGCGGGGCGCGGGAATTCATCGTGGTGGACAAGGTCGAGGAGAGCGCCGAGATCACCTCGTTCTACTTCGAACCCGCGGACAAAGGCCCGATCCTGGAGGCAGAGCCCGGCCAGTACATCGGCATGAAACTGATCCTCGACGGTGAAGAGATCCGTCGTAACTACTCGCTGTCGGCGCTGGCGAACAAAGGCCAGTACCGCATCAGCGTCAAGCGTGAAACCGGTGGCCGCGCTTCCAACTACCTGCATGACCAATTGCATGTCGGCGCCAGCATCCAGTTGTTCCCGCCATCGGGCGAGTTCATCCTGACCGCCAGCGACAAACCACTGGTGCTGATCAGTGGCGGCGTCGGCATTACCCCGACCCTGGCGATGCTCGAAGCGGCGCTGGAGACCCAGCGGCCGGTGCATTTCATCCACTGCGCGCGCAACGGTAGCGTCCATGCCTTCCGCGACTGGATCGACGGCCTGGCTGAGCGTCACCCGCAACTCAAGCGCTTTTATTGCTATTCCGAGGACGACGGCGTGAGCCCGGCGGCGCACAAGGTCGGTTTGTTGAGCCAGCAGCAGTTGCATGCATGGCTGCCGGAGCAGCGTGACCTGGATGTTTACTTCCTGGGGCCGAAAGGTTTCATGGCGTCCATCAAGCGCCACCTCAAGGCACTGGGTGTGCCGGAGAAGCAAAGCCGTTATGAGTTCTTCGGGCCGGCAGCGGCGCTGGAGTAAGGGGTTGGCGCGGTGGGGCAGCAGGCTCACCGCGTCGCCTTCATCGCGGGCAAGCCACGCTCCCACAGGTTTTGTGTCGTTCACATCAATCTGGATCGACGCAAATCCTGTGGGAGCGGGCTTGCCCGCGATTGCTTCACCTCGGTTCTGAAATGAAAAAAAGCTGGAAAGTTAATCCCTTCTTAACCGCCTTATCGTCTATTCCCCCCCGAATCCCCCTCACATGCTCCAGGCTCTCA includes:
- a CDS encoding chemotaxis protein; protein product: MSSTKARADSLSLLLFTLRSGKLMAINLLKVSEIIPCPPLTKLPESHPHVKGIATLRGASLSVIDLSRAIGERPLEDPNGGCLIVTDVSRSKQGLHVQAVSKIVHCLTTDIRPPPFGSGGLRAYITGVTSVDGTLVQVLDIEKVIHGIAPAQIEMAPTELSMEDAELLGNARILVVDDSQVALQQSVHTLRNLGLQCHTARSAREAIDCLLDLQGTAQQINLIVSDIEMSEMDGYAFTRTLRETPDFAHLYVLLHTSLDSAMNAEKARLAGANAVLTKFSSPELTQCLITAAKAVAEQGY
- the norR gene encoding nitric oxide reductase transcriptional regulator NorR, with protein sequence MTAKSLLTALLPLVSDLSRELPEGERYRRLLEAMRALLPCDAAALLRLDGEWLVPLAVDGLSTDTLGRRFKVSEHPRFEALLSGPGPTRFAADSDLPDPYDGLVDGLDDHLEVHDCMGCPLFIDERPWGLLTLDALDPERFEPIELDALQAFASLAAATVNAAERIERLNNRVEDEHQRAEVYRQASGQQNREMIGQSKAHKRLVEEISLVGGSDLTVLIIGETGVGKELVAQAIHAASPRADKPIISLNCAALPDTLVESELFGHVRGAFTGAMNDRRGKFELANGGTLFLDEVGELSLTVQAKLLRVLQSGQLQRLGSDQEHQVDVRLIAATNRDLAEEVRSGRYRADFYHRLSVYPLLVPALRDRGRDVLLLSGYFLEQNRSRMGLNSLRLNSDAQAALLAYDWPGNVRELEHLIGRSALKALGNCKERPKILSLSAADLDLPNASVEAAAEQPVATITQALTGDLREATERYQRLLIGACLERHNNNWASAARELGLDRANLGRMAKRLGMK
- the hmpA gene encoding NO-inducible flavohemoprotein, producing MLSAQDRAIVKSTVPLLESGGEALITHFYRMMLSEYPEVRPLFNQAHQSSGDQPRALANGVLMYARHIDQLDQLGDLVAKIINKHVALQILPEHYPIVGSCLLRAIAEVLGEEIATPEVIAAWGAAYGQLADILIGAEASIYDQKEQAPGGWRGAREFIVVDKVEESAEITSFYFEPADKGPILEAEPGQYIGMKLILDGEEIRRNYSLSALANKGQYRISVKRETGGRASNYLHDQLHVGASIQLFPPSGEFILTASDKPLVLISGGVGITPTLAMLEAALETQRPVHFIHCARNGSVHAFRDWIDGLAERHPQLKRFYCYSEDDGVSPAAHKVGLLSQQQLHAWLPEQRDLDVYFLGPKGFMASIKRHLKALGVPEKQSRYEFFGPAAALE
- a CDS encoding YkgJ family cysteine cluster protein codes for the protein MNTTFSCVGCGKCCNDHHVPLTLSEARMWAADGGQVIVLVEAFLGNGLGLPVQQREHAERRSAAVRSGESAAYVAITFAAYNVGPCRNLDEDNRCRIYERRPLVCRIYPMEINPHIPLNTAVKECPPESWEKGPDLIVGGELVDRELSELIQRSRQADRDDILMKDAVCALLRIRTTALKGDGFTAYLPDMAEFAAIIDDLAGQTLPQWGSEWRFHVSGDDIAEQVLAAGAQVAADAPVNYSFISLRAD
- a CDS encoding GNAT family N-acetyltransferase — its product is MRRDLSVVVPAPDWPTGLQLSEYRPELGAAVHRLMEFGYLDGGGRVAALDMWQRQFESDPEYDPVLCFIALDAEEVVGVCQCWTSAYIKNLVVHPRFQGRGLGRALLLQAFKVFQQRREGFVDLKVREDNLRARRLYESVGMRAVRREPVPL